A part of Haliotis asinina isolate JCU_RB_2024 chromosome 10, JCU_Hal_asi_v2, whole genome shotgun sequence genomic DNA contains:
- the LOC137298059 gene encoding proteasome subunit alpha type-2 — protein MTERYSFSLTTFSPSGKLVQIEYALAAVGAGAPSVGIKATNGVVLATEKKQKSVLYDEHSINKVESITKNIGMVYSGMGPDYRVLVRRARKLAQQYYLTYQEQIPTAQLVQRVATVMQEFTQSGGVRPFGVSLLIAGWDENEEKPYLYQCDPSGAYFAWKATAMGKNQINGKTFLEKRYSETLELEDAVHTSILTLKESFEGQMTEDNIEIGICNKDGFHRLSPSEIKDYLASVS, from the exons ATGACGGAGAGATATAGCTTTTCGTTGACCACTTTCAG CCCCTCTGGGAAGTTGGTGCAGATTGAGTATGCCTTGGCTGCAGTAGGAGCAGGTGCCCCCTCTGTTGGCATCAAAG cAACAAATGGGGTTGTCCTGGCAACAGAGAAGAAACAAAAATCTGTTCTTTATGATGAACACAGCATCAACAAGGTGGAATCCATCACAAAGAATATTGGCATGGTTTACAGTGGAATGGGGCCAGACTACAG AGTACTTGTACGAAGAGCACGGAAGTTGGCCCAGCAGTACTATCTGACCTACCAGGAGCAGATCCCCACTGCCCAGCTGGTGCAGAGAGTAGCCACAGTCATGCAGGAGTTCACACAGTCAGG AGGTGTGCGTCCATTTGGAGTTTCTCTGCTTATTGCTGGATGGGATGAAAACGAGGAGAAACCTTACCTCTACCAGTGTGACCCCTCT GGAGCATACTTTGCATGGAAGGCCACAGCTATGGGCAAGAATCAGATCAATGGAAAAACATTCCTTGAGAAGAG GTACAGTGAAACCCTGGAGTTGGAGGATGCTGTCCACACCTCCATCCTGACACTGAAGGAGAGCTTTGAAGGACAGATGACGGAGGACAATATAGAGATAGGGATCTGTAACAAGGATGGGTTCCATCGTCTCTCGCCATCGGAGATCAAGGACTACCTAGCCTCTGTCTCCTAA
- the LOC137298060 gene encoding large ribosomal subunit protein bL32m-like translates to MATTTSMTRVLARLQHSKEIILQWLFRNQPPGMYGALAYDVTPSLPETHQYNQSPKSVLGSILDSILWAVPRNRRSLERRLTRKHAMTKHFEAAIPKKNIIACLECGHWHEKHTICGNCYKKVKEETKQLKAAMGDDFLYNIPRQEIQVMYEEERDQRQKYKGKYIIEMDKPRPQWFPRNLMVRGKGNT, encoded by the exons ATGGCGACGACCACGAGCATGACTAGAGTTTTAGCAAGACTGCAGCATTCGAAAGAAATAATACTGCAATGGCTATTTCGCAACCAACCGCCTG GTATGTATGGAGCCCTAGCCTATGATGTCACCCCGTCTCTGCCAGAGACTCATCAGTACAACCAAAGCCCAAAGTCTGTCCTGGGATCCATTCTAGACAGTATACTGTGGGCAGTACCAAGGAACAGACGATCACTGGAGAGAAGACTGACCAGGAAACATGCCATGACCAAACACTTTGAAGCTGCAATACCTAAGAAAAATATCATTGCATGTCTAGAATGTGGTCATTGGCATGAAAAACATACCATCTGTG GCAACTGCTACAAGAAGGTGAAAGAAGAAACAAAGCAGCTGAAGGCAGCCATGGGTGATGATTTCCTCTACAATATTCCCAGGCAGGAGATCCAAGTGATGTATGAGGAGGAAAGAGATCAGCGCCAAAAGTATAAGGGGAAATATATCATAGAAATGGACAAACCAAGGCCACAGTGGTTCCCTAGAAACTTGATGGTTCGTGGGAAGGGGAACACATAA